In Helicobacter bilis, a genomic segment contains:
- a CDS encoding inositol monophosphatase family protein, with translation MNLSLDTLLPLLQRDFFMRVVLASVEVIRLLHTQDSILHESFGVGAGGDRSSGADLLAESIFSKFLLPHYHIDSEESGLLKGDSNAKGTIVLDPLDGSSNFKSNIPYFGASVALCDENGRVREACVVNYISCEIAYLNDDLLALTKMPCIFSLQTFIADLQPEYIVYASTAKKPTSMHSCYIPCNFTRLLQNSNTAKKDVFIANACDAIRESAQYLPAFDTNFLHAMFASQILIFRPQKVITEKLECGIFEKAMQHAKWASFLAESGLKFRSLGAIALSLAFSFRYLFVLLPTQVRKYDGMAGFYLAQNQIICGNLESYHKAIPALKECKEVISHILITTDLDIVDKFKGR, from the coding sequence ATGAATCTCTCACTAGATACTTTGCTTCCTTTGTTGCAACGAGATTTTTTTATGCGAGTTGTGCTTGCAAGTGTGGAGGTTATACGCCTTTTACATACGCAAGATTCAATATTGCATGAGAGTTTTGGCGTTGGTGCGGGTGGCGATCGTAGTAGTGGGGCGGATTTACTTGCAGAATCTATATTTTCTAAGTTTTTGTTGCCACATTATCATATTGATTCTGAAGAAAGCGGATTATTAAAAGGCGATAGTAATGCAAAAGGCACAATTGTGCTAGACCCGCTTGATGGCAGTAGTAACTTTAAGTCAAATATTCCATATTTTGGTGCGAGTGTAGCCTTGTGTGATGAGAATGGTAGAGTGCGTGAGGCTTGTGTGGTGAATTATATCTCATGTGAGATAGCCTATCTTAATGATGATTTATTAGCTCTTACAAAAATGCCTTGTATTTTTAGTTTGCAGACTTTTATTGCAGATTTGCAACCAGAATATATTGTATATGCAAGCACTGCAAAAAAGCCAACTTCTATGCACTCATGCTATATACCATGTAATTTTACAAGGCTTTTGCAAAATAGCAATACCGCAAAAAAAGATGTCTTTATAGCAAATGCGTGTGATGCGATTAGAGAATCTGCACAATATCTTCCAGCATTTGATACAAACTTTTTACATGCAATGTTTGCTAGTCAAATACTAATCTTTAGACCGCAAAAAGTTATCACAGAAAAGCTTGAATGTGGCATATTTGAAAAGGCTATGCAGCATGCTAAATGGGCGTCTTTTTTAGCAGAAAGCGGTTTGAAATTCCGCAGTCTTGGGGCTATTGCCCTAAGTCTTGCATTTAGCTTTCGCTATTTGTTTGTGCTTTTGCCAACGCAGGTTAGAAAATATGATGGTATGGCAGGATTCTATCTAGCTCAAAATCAAATCATTTGTGGCAATTTAGAATCTTATCATAAGGCTATACCAGCACTAAAGGAATGCAAGGAAGTGATTTCTCATATTTTAATTACAACAGATTTAGATATTGTTGATAAATTTAAAGGAAGGTAA